One genomic segment of Brassica napus cultivar Da-Ae chromosome A3, Da-Ae, whole genome shotgun sequence includes these proteins:
- the LOC106440850 gene encoding transmembrane ascorbate ferrireductase 1: MAVGINAMPVTFAAHALAVIAAIMVLVWNISYRGGLAWEAENKNLIFNLHPVLMLIGFVILGGEAIISYKSLPLEKPVKKLIHLILHAIALALGIWGICAAFKNHNESGIPNLYSLHSWIGIGVISLYGFQWVYSFIVFFFPGGSPNLRSGLLPWHAILGLFVYILAVGNAALGFLEKLTFLESGAKLDKYGPEAFLVNFTAIVTILFGALVVLTASAKSPSSIDDADNYSYSAI, encoded by the exons ATGGCTGTCGGGATTAACGCGATGCCGGTGACGTTTGCGGCCCACGCGCTGGCTGTGATAGCGGCGATTATGGTGCTGGTTTGGAATATCAGCTACAGAGGTGGATTGGCTTGGGAAGCTGAAAACAAGAATCTCATCTTCAAT CTGCATCCTGTTCTGATGCTCATTGGATTTGTAATCTTGGGAGGAGAAG CAATTATAAGTTACAAATCGCTTCCATTGGAGAAGCCAGTGAAAAAGTTGATCCACCTTATCCTCCATGCCATTGCTCTGGCTCTTGGGATCTGGGGAATCTGTGCAGCCTTCAAGAACCACAACGAAAGTGGAATCCCTAACCTCTACAGCCTCCACTCTTGGATTGGTATTGGTGTCATTTCTCTTTATGGCTTCCAG TGGGTGTACAGCTTCATAGTGTTCTTCTTCCCTGGAGGGTCACCAAACCTTAGAAGTGGGTTGCTTCCGTGGCACGCAATCCTAGGCCTATTTGTTTATATACTCGCGGTTGGGAACGCAGCTTTAGGGTTTCTGGAGAAGCTGACTTTCCTGGAGAGTGGTGCTAAGCTCGACAAGTACGGGCCAGAAGCGTTTCTTGTGAACTTCACAGCCATTGTCACCATTCTCTTTGGTGCCTTGGTGGTACTCACTGCTTCTGCTAAGTCTCCTTCCTCCATTGATGATGCTGATAACTACAGCTATTCTGCTATATGA